The Acidobacteriota bacterium DNA window AGACCGCCGAGCGCGCGTTCCCGCTCTTGCTGCAGTACAGGCTTGCGGAGTCACCGTCAAATCCGTGACCTCGCGTTCATCGAGGTGCGGACTCTGGATCGACGGCAATGGCGGGGTCGAGAAATAGTCCGTGCTAGCGTGCTACAGTTGGAGACCCCGTGCGCCTCGGGTTGACGGGTCGCGCGGCTGGAGGAAGTGAATGGGACGTCGGATAACCCGAAAACAGCTGAAGAAGGACGATGAGTTCGTCTCTGCCGCGGAAGTGATCTTTCGATGGATATCGGAAAACCTGAAACCGCTTCTCGCGGGCATTGCCGCGGTCTGCGTAGTTGCCCTGCTGTGGTGGGCTTTCAGTGCCTGGAGCAACGCACGGACCGACGATGCGTCGTTATTGCTGCACAACGCGACGAAGATCTTCGAGGGCGATGCGGCTCCGGGGTCGCCGGTCCCCGGTGGCGACATCGACGCGGCCGAGGCTGCATTTCTGCAGGTCGTCGACAACTACGGGCGCTCCGACCAGGCCGATATGGCGAGGCTGTACCTCGCCCGAATCGATCTCAGCCGGGGAGAGATGGATCAGGCCCGGACAGCACTGGTCGAACTGGCGGATCGACGCGGCGATGAATTCGTGGGTCGGCTCGCCAACTTCGATCTGATCAACCTTCGCGTTACATCCGGTCAGACCACCGAGGTGATCGCCGATCTCGAGGCGATGGCCGCGGGCCTGTCGAACGGCCTGCCGCGCGACGCCGCACTCTACAGGCTGGGGGAGCTCCTGATCGCCGAGGGTGAGCCGGATCGGGCGAAACCGCACCTCGAAACACTGGTTGAGGATTTTCCCGAATCGCCCTACGTCGTAGGCGCGCGCCAGCGGCTTGCCGAGATCGGTTAGCCGGAGAGCTTCGGTTGAGCATTGTCGAGGCGATCGCCAGAAAACGAGACGGCGAGGCCTTGGCTCACGATCAGATTGCGGCCTTTATTGAAGGGGCGAGCGACAACTCGCTTCCACCCGAACAGTTGGCGGCGATGCTCATGGCCATCTGCTGCCGAGGGATGGATGCGGACGAGACCCGATGGCTGACCGAAGAGATGCTGAACTCGGGGGAGGTCTGGGACCTCGCAGCCGAGCGACCCAACGTGGTGGACAAGCACTCCACTGGAGGCGTCGGCGACACCGTCTCGCTGGTGCTCGCGCCGCTGCTCGCGGCGGTCGGAGTCCCGGTTGCAATGATGGCCGGGCGCGGCCTCGGCCACTCCCAGGGGACCCTCGACAAACTTGACGCAATTCCAGGTTGGGATTCAACCCGTAGCCGTGCCGAGACCCTCGATCTGATCGACGAATGCGGGGCGGCGATCATCGCCCAGACGGAGGACATCGCTCCGGCCGACCGTACGCTCTACGCTCTGCGCGATGTGACGGCGACGGTGCCCTCCCTGCCGTTGATCGTCGGATCGATCATGTCGAAGAAGCTTGCCCTCGGTGCGGGTGCCCTGATCCTCGATGTGAAGTGGGGCACAGGTGCCTTTCGCAAGACGGTGGCTTCCGCGCGTGAGCTGGCGATCGCACTTCGACAGGTAGCGGTCGATACTGGCGTCCTGTGTGAAGCTCTCATCACTGACATGAATCAGCCGCTCGGGCCTGCTCTTGGAACCGCCTGTGAGGTTCGGGAGGCGCTAGCAATCTTGTCGGGAGGCGGAGATGACCGTCTGCGTGAGGTGACGATGAGCCTGTGCCGCGAGGCGATGGTTCTGCGGGGATGGGAAACGGACGATGCGAATGCCGCCCTCGAAGGTGCGATTGCCGAAGGTGCGGCGATGGCCGCCTGGGAACAGATCGTGAGGGCGCACGGTGGGGATCCGGATCCCAACCGCCTCGCTCAGCCGCAGGCAACGGTCGAGGTTCCGGCCACAGCGTCCGGATTCGTGGTGGCCTGTGACGGTGAGAATCTGGGCCGGGCAGCGGCGGAGGTCGGTGCGGGACGACGGAGAGTGGAGGAGGAGCTGGCTCTCGGTGCCGGAATTCTGGTCCACGCCCGAATCGGCGATTCGATCGAGCCCGGACAGCCGCTGGCAACGCTCCTCGTCGGCGAACGCAAGGTGGACCGTGAACGCCTCGTCGGTCAAATCCGGGATGCGTTCACCATGAGTTCAGAATCGGTGGGTCCCCCGCAGCTGGTGCTCGGTACCGCAGAGGACATTGCGCAGTAAAACGCGCGGGCCGCATCGACGGCACCTGACGCGCCGAAGCGCGATGCTCCTACCGGCTTCGATTGATCACTCGGCGTCCTGCGGTCCGTTCGAAAAGTACGCCACAGTCTCTTCGAGTCCGTCGGCAAGTGATACCTGCGGCTCCCAATCGAGAATCTTCCGCGCGAGGGAGATGTCGGGTTGGCGCACCTTGGGATCGTCCTCGGGCAACGGTTCGAAGACGATCTCTGACGAGGAGCCGGTGACCTTGATGATCTCTTTGGCGAAATCGAGCACGGTCATTTCAGCCGGGTTGCCGATGTTCATCGGTTGGCAATAGTCCGAGTTGAGCAGCCGCCAGATCCCCTCGATGAGGTCGGTGACGAAACAGAACGAACGCGTCTGTGATCCGTCACCGAAGGCGGTCAGCGGTTTGTCGGCCAGCGCCTGACAGATGAATGTGGGGACTACCCTTCCGTCTCCGGAACGCATCCTCGGCCCGTAGGTGTTGAAGATGCGGACGATGCGTGTGTCGATCCCGTGGTGGCGGTGATAGGCCATTGTGATCGCTTCGGCGAAGCGTTTCGCCTCGTCGTACACGCCGCGCGGGCCGACCGGATTGACGTTGCCCCAGTAGGTTTCCGGTTGCGGATGGACCAACGGGTCGCCGTAGGTCTCCGATGTCGACGCCAGGAGAAAACGTGCTCCCTTGGATTTGGCGAGACCGAGTGCCTTGTGGGTGCCGAGAGACCCGACCTTGAGGGTCTGAATCGGCAGCTTGAGGTAATCGATCGGTGATGCCGGCGAGGCGAAGTGGAGGATGTAGTCAAGCCTTCCGGGAACGTGAATGAAATTGGTCACGTCGTGGTGGACGAAGGTGAAGCCGTCACGTCCGAAGAAGCTCTCGATGTTTTCGAGAGCGCCCGTGATGAGATTGTCCATGCACACGACCTCGAAGCCCTCATCGAGAAGACGTCCACACAGGTGGGAACCGAGAAAGCCCGCACCACCGGTCACGAGAGCTCGTTTTGGATCAGCCATTGCACCTCCGCAGTGAACACCAAGTATAGCTCTCGTTACGGTCTGGAGTGGGCGGTCAGTTGAGTTGGGAGTCCGGAATCGTGAAGACTGGAAGCTCGACGAACGGTCAGGACTCGCCCACATTATTCATAAAGCCTCGTTACGAGGCCTCATGATCTATGTGGGCTAGCCGTTCTGCTCCTTGATGAGAAGATTCCGGAGCTCATCCATGAACTGATTGACGTCCTCGAACCTGCGGTAGACGCTGGCGAAGCGAACATAGGCGACCTGGTCGAGGCGACGGAGCTCTTCTATGACCATGTTGCCGATCTCCTCGGTCGAAATCTCACGAACGTCGCGGGCGGCAAGCGTCGATTCCACGGCATCAACCACCGCCACCAGATCTCGTCTCGGCACCGGTCGTTTCTCGCACGCGCGAAGAAGTCCCGTCAGGAGTTTCTCCCGGTCGAAGCTCTCGCGTCGCCCGTCCCGCTTGACCACAGTCGTCGGCAGTTCGTCGACCCGCTCGTAGGTCGTAAATCTCTTGCCACACTTCGAACACTCACGGCGGCGCCGAATCTCCGAGCCTGAGCGGACCTCGCGGGAATCCACCACCCGGTTGTCGGAATCACCACAGAAGGGACAGTTCATTCGCTGGAGTCCGGAGCCGGTGCGGATTCCACCTCCCGCAGACTGACCCCGAGGAAGGGCAGGCAGAGGAGGCCGATGACGGTGATCGGGACGAAACAGATCGCGTGGTAGGCGATGGCGATGCCAGTCGCCTCGTTGAGGCCGACGCCGAAGAAGAGCGTTAACCCTACCTGGGTCGCTTTGTGAAATCCGCCGACACCACCCGGGGTCGGAATGGCGAGTCCGATGACCGCCATCGTGACGATGAGGTAGGCGGCCCGAAGCGGCAGGTCGACGTCGAAGGCGAGCAGGGTGAAACGGACCTGCCAGCAGATGACCCACCACATGAAGAGCGAAGCGGCAGTTGTTATCAAGAGGTCGCGGGGTCGCTGGAGCACCCGCAGGCCGTCGAGAAAGTGGTTCAGGAAAATCGTCACCGGCTGGCGCCACGATTCCTTGAGCCAGGCAATCGGGAGGGTCAGGATCTCGATGAATCGGTCTTGGTAACGAAAGAGCCCGAGCAGGATGAGAGTTCCGATCACGAGTGCGGCGCCAGCCGCATAACCGCTGAGCGAGAGCATGTGGAGGGCTCTCTGCGCCTGTTCGTCAAGATCGGGCATGCTCGGCGGCCAGACGATGAACACGAGAAAGTAGAACACGACGCACCACAGGTCAAACACACGTTCGGTAAGGATTGACGCGAGGCTGGCGGATACGGGGATCTTCTCGCGCCGTGCGAGCAGCAGTGGGCGGATCAGGTCTCCCATCCGTGCGGGCAACAGGGAGAGGGCCGCGTAACCGACGGCGGTCGTGAGGAGAACGCTCGAATGGCGAACACGCCCGACTGGAATGAGAATGAACTGCCACCGAAGACAACGCAGCCAGTAGGCGAAAATCGCCACCGCCGAGGCGGTGATCAACAACTGAATGTCGGCGCCGGCGAG harbors:
- a CDS encoding thymidine phosphorylase, which codes for MSIVEAIARKRDGEALAHDQIAAFIEGASDNSLPPEQLAAMLMAICCRGMDADETRWLTEEMLNSGEVWDLAAERPNVVDKHSTGGVGDTVSLVLAPLLAAVGVPVAMMAGRGLGHSQGTLDKLDAIPGWDSTRSRAETLDLIDECGAAIIAQTEDIAPADRTLYALRDVTATVPSLPLIVGSIMSKKLALGAGALILDVKWGTGAFRKTVASARELAIALRQVAVDTGVLCEALITDMNQPLGPALGTACEVREALAILSGGGDDRLREVTMSLCREAMVLRGWETDDANAALEGAIAEGAAMAAWEQIVRAHGGDPDPNRLAQPQATVEVPATASGFVVACDGENLGRAAAEVGAGRRRVEEELALGAGILVHARIGDSIEPGQPLATLLVGERKVDRERLVGQIRDAFTMSSESVGPPQLVLGTAEDIAQ
- the nrdR gene encoding transcriptional regulator NrdR, yielding MNCPFCGDSDNRVVDSREVRSGSEIRRRRECSKCGKRFTTYERVDELPTTVVKRDGRRESFDREKLLTGLLRACEKRPVPRRDLVAVVDAVESTLAARDVREISTEEIGNMVIEELRRLDQVAYVRFASVYRRFEDVNQFMDELRNLLIKEQNG
- a CDS encoding flippase-like domain-containing protein codes for the protein MANKAVRIGISLALMIILLAIFLWNVDFKKVGQALAGADIQLLITASAVAIFAYWLRCLRWQFILIPVGRVRHSSVLLTTAVGYAALSLLPARMGDLIRPLLLARREKIPVSASLASILTERVFDLWCVVFYFLVFIVWPPSMPDLDEQAQRALHMLSLSGYAAGAALVIGTLILLGLFRYQDRFIEILTLPIAWLKESWRQPVTIFLNHFLDGLRVLQRPRDLLITTAASLFMWWVICWQVRFTLLAFDVDLPLRAAYLIVTMAVIGLAIPTPGGVGGFHKATQVGLTLFFGVGLNEATGIAIAYHAICFVPITVIGLLCLPFLGVSLREVESAPAPDSSE
- a CDS encoding SDR family oxidoreductase translates to MADPKRALVTGGAGFLGSHLCGRLLDEGFEVVCMDNLITGALENIESFFGRDGFTFVHHDVTNFIHVPGRLDYILHFASPASPIDYLKLPIQTLKVGSLGTHKALGLAKSKGARFLLASTSETYGDPLVHPQPETYWGNVNPVGPRGVYDEAKRFAEAITMAYHRHHGIDTRIVRIFNTYGPRMRSGDGRVVPTFICQALADKPLTAFGDGSQTRSFCFVTDLIEGIWRLLNSDYCQPMNIGNPAEMTVLDFAKEIIKVTGSSSEIVFEPLPEDDPKVRQPDISLARKILDWEPQVSLADGLEETVAYFSNGPQDAE
- a CDS encoding tetratricopeptide repeat protein; the encoded protein is MGRRITRKQLKKDDEFVSAAEVIFRWISENLKPLLAGIAAVCVVALLWWAFSAWSNARTDDASLLLHNATKIFEGDAAPGSPVPGGDIDAAEAAFLQVVDNYGRSDQADMARLYLARIDLSRGEMDQARTALVELADRRGDEFVGRLANFDLINLRVTSGQTTEVIADLEAMAAGLSNGLPRDAALYRLGELLIAEGEPDRAKPHLETLVEDFPESPYVVGARQRLAEIG